The following proteins are co-located in the Pseudomonas synxantha genome:
- a CDS encoding DUF1254 domain-containing protein, with product MIGKPTRLLLASLSIVISTGAWADFTASPSEARAIAKEAYLYGFPVVQMYKTLYTQAVDKGGANFKAPFNHIGNYAQAFTPKDAAFASPNSDTPYSFVWMDLRKEPLVLTLPKIEDNRYYSVQLIDLYTQNFAYLGTRSTGNNGGHYMVAGPDWKGQQPVDIDRVVYSESNIAYALYRTQLFDDKDLGKVKQIQSGYKVQPLSSYVKQPAPPKVPKIEWPKPTATMTEGPQLFRYLNFMLAFAAPQDSEKDLLARFAKIGVAPGAPFKVNQLTAEQRKALEEGIADGRAEFAALKKDKVDTHQVAHGDLYGSRDRLQNNYLYRYAGAEMGMFGNSSDEAAYLTYLLDSEGKPANGARHSYTVHFAKDQLPPADAFWSLTMYDSKTKLLVPNHKKRYLINSRMLPALKRDADGGLTLALQHHEPPKAEQSNWLPAPPGPFYAILRIYLPKPEVGNGQWKLPPLTPLK from the coding sequence ATGATTGGAAAACCGACGCGCCTGCTGTTGGCGAGCCTCTCGATAGTCATCAGTACCGGCGCCTGGGCCGACTTCACCGCCAGCCCCAGTGAAGCACGTGCCATCGCCAAGGAAGCGTACCTGTACGGGTTCCCGGTGGTGCAGATGTACAAGACGCTCTACACCCAGGCCGTTGATAAGGGCGGTGCCAACTTCAAGGCACCGTTCAACCATATTGGCAACTACGCCCAGGCGTTCACTCCCAAGGACGCGGCGTTCGCGAGTCCGAACTCCGACACCCCCTATTCGTTCGTGTGGATGGACCTGCGCAAAGAGCCTCTGGTACTGACCCTGCCCAAGATCGAAGACAACCGCTACTACTCGGTGCAGTTGATCGACCTCTATACCCAGAACTTTGCCTACCTGGGCACCCGCAGCACCGGTAACAACGGCGGCCACTACATGGTCGCCGGGCCTGACTGGAAAGGTCAGCAACCGGTGGACATCGACCGCGTGGTCTACAGCGAAAGCAATATCGCCTATGCCCTGTACCGCACGCAGCTGTTTGATGACAAGGACCTGGGCAAGGTCAAACAGATCCAGAGCGGCTACAAAGTCCAGCCGCTGAGCAGTTATGTGAAGCAGCCTGCCCCGCCCAAAGTGCCGAAGATCGAATGGCCCAAGCCAACGGCGACTATGACTGAAGGCCCGCAATTGTTTCGCTACCTGAACTTCATGCTGGCCTTCGCTGCGCCCCAGGACAGCGAAAAAGACCTGCTGGCACGCTTCGCCAAGATCGGTGTCGCCCCGGGCGCGCCTTTCAAGGTCAACCAGTTGACCGCCGAACAGCGCAAGGCCTTGGAGGAAGGTATTGCCGATGGCCGCGCCGAATTTGCCGCGCTCAAGAAGGACAAGGTCGACACCCACCAGGTGGCCCACGGTGACTTGTACGGCAGTCGCGACCGCCTGCAAAACAACTACCTGTACCGTTACGCCGGTGCCGAAATGGGCATGTTCGGCAACTCCAGCGATGAAGCCGCTTACCTGACCTACCTTCTCGACAGCGAAGGCAAGCCAGCCAATGGTGCGCGCCACAGCTATACCGTGCACTTCGCCAAAGATCAGTTGCCACCGGCCGATGCGTTCTGGTCGCTGACGATGTATGACAGCAAGACCAAACTGCTGGTGCCCAACCACAAGAAGCGTTACCTGATCAACTCGCGGATGCTACCGGCTCTCAAGCGCGACGCCGACGGTGGGCTGACCCTGGCGTTGCAACACCACGAGCCGCCGAAGGCGGAACAGAGCAATTGGTTGCCGGCACCGCCCGGCCCGTTCTATGCGATCTTGCGCATCTACCTGCCTAAGCCCGAGGTGGGTAACGGCCAGTGGAAGCTGCCCCCGCTGACACCGCTGAAGTAA
- a CDS encoding response regulator → MTPASSVDEKSFRTLLSRNVALPLGVGVLSAVFFVCLITYLLSVIQWVEHTDRVINNLNESSKLTVDLETGMRGFLITGDEHFLDPYEVAKPRIIADLRNLQDLVADNPQQVDRLKRLEALQVEWNNYAQSMIDMQRQNGDYRNAVKAGRGKRLTDEIRKEYDDAVAMEQQFRITRNEEVTRTTVISVTLYLVFVLGLSGFLAYIGRKNLLSLSESYSANLASQQKIARRLERQAWLRNGQTELAEQVLGQLTLNMLGRNILQFFAQYMGSAVAALYVREEHGGLKRVATYGFSREQERQEQSIYSDEGIVGQAAQQDRLIRLDDVPVDYFKVSSGLGEGATRSVLVMPTSDDDRVNGVVELGFLRALDERDVELLELIASNIGTSIEAARYRQRLQEVLAETQQLNEELQVQQEELKTANEELEEQSRILKESQAHLETQQAELEQTNEQLAEQTQTLAEQRDAMDRKNVELNQAQLELEDRADELQRSSKYKSEFLANMSHELRTPLNSSLILAKLLAENPQENLSAEQVKFAESIYSAGNDLLNLINDILDISKVEAGKLEVRPENSSVVRLVDGLRGMFEPLAADRKLGFQVDVQEGSPTLLFTDRQRLEQILKNLLSNAIKFTEQGEVSLTVSRAPGEGIAFTVRDSGIGIAPDQQESIFEAFRQADGTTNRRYGGTGLGLSISRDLATLLGGYISVTSEPGKGSIFTLVLPEQYVEREEDAAPVEQPRQAVVVPPPMPVRVSPLPVADTQQIPRFADDREKAPFSTRCILVVEDEPNFARILFDLAHELGYHCLVAHGADEGYSLAEEYIPDAILLDMRLPDHSGLTVLQRLKEHANTRHIPVHVISVEDRVEAAMHMGAIGYAVKPTTREELKDVFARLEAKLTQKVKRVLLVEDDDLQRDSIARLIGDDDIEITAVGFAQEALDLLRTNVYDCMIIDLKLPDMLGNELLKRMATEDICSFPPVIVYTGRNLTRDEEAELRKYSRSIIIKGARSPERLLDEVTLFLHKVESQLSHDRQKMLKTARSRDKVFEGRKILLVDDDVRNIFALTSALEHKGAVVVIGRNGREAIDKLNEVEDIDLVLMDVMMPEMDGYEATALIRQDPRWKKLPIIAVTAKAMKDDQERCLAAGSNDYLAKPIDLDRLFSLIRVWLPKMERI, encoded by the coding sequence ATGACTCCCGCGTCGTCCGTCGATGAAAAGAGCTTCCGTACCCTGTTGAGCCGAAACGTGGCCCTACCCTTGGGTGTGGGCGTGCTCAGCGCGGTGTTTTTCGTCTGCCTGATTACCTATTTGCTCTCGGTGATCCAGTGGGTCGAACACACCGACCGGGTTATCAATAACCTCAATGAGTCGTCCAAGCTGACGGTGGACCTGGAAACCGGCATGCGGGGTTTCCTGATCACCGGCGACGAGCATTTCCTCGACCCCTATGAAGTGGCCAAGCCGCGGATCATTGCCGATCTGCGCAATCTGCAGGACCTGGTGGCGGACAATCCCCAGCAGGTCGACCGCCTCAAGCGTCTGGAAGCCTTGCAGGTCGAATGGAACAACTACGCCCAGTCGATGATTGATATGCAGCGCCAGAACGGCGACTACCGCAATGCGGTCAAGGCGGGCCGTGGCAAGCGCCTGACGGACGAAATTCGCAAGGAGTACGACGATGCGGTGGCGATGGAGCAGCAATTCCGTATCACCCGTAACGAAGAAGTCACTCGCACGACGGTGATCAGCGTCACCCTGTACCTGGTATTCGTACTGGGGTTGAGCGGCTTTCTTGCGTACATCGGCAGGAAAAATTTACTTTCTCTTTCAGAAAGTTACAGCGCAAATCTCGCGTCCCAACAGAAGATAGCGCGACGCCTCGAACGCCAAGCCTGGCTACGCAATGGGCAGACCGAGCTGGCCGAACAAGTCCTCGGCCAACTGACCCTGAATATGCTTGGGCGCAATATCCTGCAGTTTTTCGCCCAGTACATGGGCTCGGCCGTGGCGGCGCTGTATGTGCGCGAAGAACATGGTGGTCTCAAGCGCGTGGCTACTTATGGCTTCTCCCGCGAGCAGGAACGACAGGAGCAGTCGATCTACAGCGACGAAGGCATCGTTGGCCAAGCCGCCCAACAGGATCGCCTGATTCGCCTGGACGATGTGCCGGTGGATTACTTCAAGGTCAGCTCCGGCTTGGGCGAAGGCGCTACCCGCAGCGTGCTGGTGATGCCCACCAGCGACGACGACCGCGTCAATGGCGTGGTCGAGCTGGGCTTCCTGCGAGCGCTGGATGAGCGTGATGTCGAACTGTTGGAACTGATCGCCAGCAATATCGGCACCTCCATCGAAGCTGCCCGTTATCGCCAGCGTTTGCAGGAAGTGCTGGCCGAGACCCAGCAGCTCAATGAAGAGCTGCAAGTGCAGCAAGAAGAACTCAAGACCGCCAACGAAGAGTTGGAAGAACAGTCGCGTATCCTCAAGGAGTCCCAGGCCCACCTGGAAACCCAGCAGGCCGAGCTTGAACAGACCAACGAGCAACTGGCCGAACAGACCCAGACCCTGGCCGAGCAACGCGACGCCATGGACCGCAAGAACGTCGAACTGAACCAGGCCCAGCTCGAGCTGGAAGACCGCGCCGATGAGCTGCAGCGTTCCAGCAAATACAAGTCCGAATTCCTCGCCAACATGTCCCACGAGCTACGTACGCCCCTGAACAGCTCGCTGATCCTGGCCAAGCTGCTGGCGGAAAACCCCCAGGAAAACCTCAGCGCCGAACAGGTCAAGTTTGCCGAGTCGATCTACTCGGCCGGCAATGACTTGCTTAACCTGATCAACGACATCCTGGACATTTCCAAGGTCGAGGCCGGCAAACTGGAAGTGCGCCCGGAGAACTCCAGCGTGGTGCGGCTGGTGGACGGCCTGCGCGGCATGTTCGAACCGCTGGCGGCGGATCGCAAGCTGGGCTTCCAGGTGGATGTGCAGGAGGGCTCACCGACCCTGCTGTTTACCGATCGCCAGCGCCTGGAGCAGATCCTCAAGAACCTGTTGTCCAACGCGATCAAGTTCACCGAACAGGGCGAGGTCAGCCTGACGGTGTCCCGTGCGCCAGGGGAGGGCATTGCCTTTACCGTGCGCGACTCCGGCATCGGCATTGCCCCGGACCAGCAGGAAAGTATCTTCGAAGCCTTCCGCCAGGCTGATGGCACCACCAATCGCCGTTACGGCGGCACCGGCCTGGGCCTGTCGATCTCCCGCGACCTGGCCACCTTGCTGGGCGGCTACATCAGCGTGACCAGCGAGCCGGGCAAGGGCAGCATCTTTACCCTGGTATTGCCTGAGCAATACGTGGAGCGTGAAGAAGACGCGGCACCTGTGGAGCAACCGCGTCAAGCGGTGGTCGTGCCGCCCCCCATGCCAGTTCGCGTTTCGCCCCTGCCGGTGGCCGACACCCAGCAGATTCCACGGTTTGCCGATGACCGCGAAAAAGCCCCGTTCAGCACCCGGTGCATCCTGGTGGTGGAGGACGAGCCGAACTTTGCGCGTATCCTGTTCGACCTGGCCCATGAGCTGGGTTACCACTGCCTGGTTGCCCATGGTGCCGACGAAGGCTACAGCCTCGCTGAGGAATACATCCCCGACGCGATCCTGCTGGACATGCGCCTGCCGGACCATTCCGGGTTGACGGTGCTGCAGCGTCTCAAGGAACACGCCAACACCCGCCACATTCCCGTGCATGTGATTTCCGTGGAAGATCGCGTCGAAGCCGCCATGCACATGGGCGCTATCGGCTATGCGGTCAAGCCCACCACCCGCGAAGAGCTCAAGGACGTGTTCGCGCGCCTGGAAGCCAAGCTGACCCAGAAGGTCAAGCGCGTACTGCTGGTGGAAGACGATGACCTGCAACGCGATAGCATTGCCCGCCTGATCGGCGACGATGACATCGAGATCACTGCCGTCGGCTTCGCTCAGGAGGCTCTCGACCTGCTGCGAACTAACGTCTACGACTGCATGATCATCGACCTCAAGCTGCCGGACATGCTCGGCAACGAGCTGCTCAAGCGCATGGCCACCGAGGACATTTGCTCATTCCCGCCAGTGATCGTCTACACCGGGCGCAACCTGACCCGCGATGAAGAAGCCGAACTGCGCAAGTATTCGCGCTCGATCATCATCAAGGGCGCTCGCTCCCCTGAGCGCTTGCTGGACGAGGTCACACTCTTTCTGCACAAAGTCGAATCCCAGCTGTCCCATGACCGCCAGAAGATGCTCAAGACTGCCCGCAGTCGCGACAAGGTCTTCGAAGGGCGCAAGATCCTGCTGGTGGACGACGACGTACGCAATATCTTCGCCCTGACCAGCGCCCTGGAGCACAAGGGCGCGGTGGTCGTGATCGGGCGTAACGGTCGCGAGGCCATCGACAAACTCAATGAAGTCGAGGATATCGACTTGGTACTGATGGACGTGATGATGCCGGAAATGGACGGTTACGAGGCCACCGCCTTGATCCGCCAGGACCCGCGCTGGAAAAAACTGCCAATCATTGCAGTGACGGCCAAGGCCATGAAGGATGATCAGGAAAGGTGCCTGGCAGCGGGTTCCAATGACTACCTGGCCAAACCGATTGACCTGGACCGTCTGTTCTCACTGATTCGCGTATGGCTACCGAAAATGGAACGCATTTAA
- a CDS encoding helix-turn-helix transcriptional regulator, protein MSRLDPLGLLQAFSTLTLDLQRLAQHQDIEHFQHHALRRLSQLLAFDSAWWGRAAVIDGLPEEHSSYLHHLPPGYLADWQSIRHLDVTVAQVHAKPGQAVIIDMRDPANGAALNWLGQRHGLGELLCVIHIDPQTHLSDHLTLYRTPGAPRFSAHDCLLLNNLMLHLVAAVSANQIRTLVAMRETLTSPRNLALAVCDPRGVLQCAERGFIDLLLSEWPRWSGPTLPVPLDEHGHDGKRIHLQVSTVGDQLLLAARINRALPQLSPRENDVAQGFGEGKTYKEVARDLGLSPNTVRHHIRTIYTKLGVKDKARIAHLMHAPPD, encoded by the coding sequence ATGAGTCGCCTTGATCCCCTTGGCCTGTTGCAGGCCTTCAGCACCCTGACCCTGGACCTGCAGCGCCTGGCCCAGCATCAGGACATCGAGCATTTTCAGCACCACGCCTTGAGGCGGCTAAGCCAGTTGCTGGCGTTCGATAGCGCCTGGTGGGGCCGCGCAGCGGTGATCGACGGTTTGCCGGAAGAGCACAGCAGCTACCTGCACCATTTGCCACCGGGCTATCTGGCGGACTGGCAGTCGATCCGCCATCTGGACGTCACTGTTGCGCAGGTGCATGCCAAGCCTGGTCAAGCAGTGATCATTGATATGCGTGACCCTGCCAACGGCGCCGCGTTGAATTGGCTGGGCCAACGCCACGGCCTTGGTGAGCTGTTGTGCGTTATCCATATCGACCCGCAAACCCACCTCAGTGACCACCTGACTCTTTACCGCACACCTGGAGCGCCGCGGTTCAGCGCCCATGATTGCCTGTTGCTCAACAACCTGATGCTGCACTTGGTCGCGGCTGTCTCGGCGAATCAGATCCGCACCTTGGTGGCCATGCGTGAAACCCTCACCAGCCCGCGCAACCTAGCCCTGGCCGTATGCGATCCCCGGGGAGTGCTGCAATGCGCCGAGCGCGGCTTTATCGATCTGCTGCTCAGCGAATGGCCACGCTGGAGCGGCCCCACCCTGCCGGTGCCGCTGGATGAGCACGGGCATGACGGCAAGCGCATTCATCTCCAGGTTTCGACAGTGGGCGACCAATTGCTGTTGGCGGCGCGCATCAACCGCGCCCTGCCCCAGCTCAGCCCGCGGGAAAACGACGTGGCCCAAGGGTTTGGCGAGGGCAAGACCTATAAGGAAGTCGCTCGCGACCTCGGCCTCTCGCCCAATACCGTGCGCCATCATATTCGCACCATCTACACCAAGCTCGGGGTCAAGGACAAAGCGCGCATCGCGCACTTGATGCACGCCCCGCCGGACTGA
- a CDS encoding transporter translates to MTHTRLRNLTVLLSGTLLGLDSQAADLNARDFFAAPPGTNLGVLYLPATRAGNFHGPADSTGKADLKVNAVAYRQVYFTDACGTLCTPQLILPFVDITARLPGAEQRTGERGLGDPQIGGTVFFLNDPASRTYSGLLSLITVPVGQYHSQNPDVSPGTNRWGVTFVYNYTQGVGDKWVLEANLEAQLYARNDDYFGSELKQDPLYRLQAFASYDFSAATYGALRLIQADGGALRIDHRRIDNTHRRYTQLGFEFGHWLDPQNQLMVSLSQNVAASNGYAGTEALLRLVHVF, encoded by the coding sequence ATGACTCACACACGCCTACGTAACCTGACGGTGCTGCTCAGTGGCACCTTGCTCGGCCTCGACAGCCAGGCTGCCGACCTCAACGCCCGGGATTTTTTCGCCGCCCCGCCGGGCACCAACCTGGGGGTGCTGTACCTGCCTGCGACCCGTGCCGGGAATTTCCACGGCCCCGCCGACAGCACCGGCAAGGCCGACCTCAAGGTCAACGCCGTGGCTTACCGCCAGGTGTATTTCACCGACGCCTGCGGCACGTTGTGCACGCCACAATTAATCCTGCCCTTTGTCGACATCACGGCGCGATTGCCCGGCGCCGAGCAACGGACCGGTGAACGCGGCTTGGGCGACCCGCAGATAGGCGGCACGGTGTTTTTCCTTAACGATCCGGCCTCGCGCACCTACAGCGGTCTGTTGAGTCTGATCACCGTGCCGGTAGGCCAATACCACAGCCAAAACCCGGACGTGTCCCCCGGCACCAACCGTTGGGGCGTCACATTTGTCTACAACTATACCCAGGGCGTTGGCGACAAATGGGTGCTGGAAGCCAACCTCGAAGCCCAGCTTTATGCCAGGAATGATGACTACTTCGGCAGCGAGCTCAAGCAAGACCCGCTGTATCGCCTGCAAGCCTTTGCCTCCTACGACTTCAGCGCCGCCACTTATGGGGCGCTGCGCCTGATCCAGGCCGACGGCGGTGCGCTGCGCATTGACCATCGCCGTATCGACAACACCCACAGGCGCTACACCCAACTTGGCTTCGAATTCGGGCATTGGCTCGACCCACAGAACCAACTGATGGTCAGCCTTTCGCAAAACGTCGCGGCCTCCAACGGCTATGCCGGGACCGAGGCATTGTTGCGCCTGGTCCATGTGTTCTGA
- a CDS encoding aspartate/glutamate racemase family protein — protein MRTIGLIGGMSWESSAEYYRIINQRVRDQLGPLRSAQILMYSVDFGPVEQAQHAGRWDDTALILEDAARRLQAGGAECVVLCTNTMHLVAPRIEAAVSIPFLHIADATAGAAVGAGTLTVGLLGTAFTMEQDFLKSRLAAQGLTVLVPDADERKEVHRIIYEELCVGVISEASRRVYQRVIKGLAARGAQAIILGCTEICLLIQPEHSDLPLLDSTALHAQAAVAFALAD, from the coding sequence ATGCGCACCATCGGCCTTATCGGCGGCATGAGCTGGGAGTCCAGCGCCGAGTATTACCGCATCATCAACCAGCGCGTGCGCGACCAGCTCGGCCCGCTGCGTTCGGCCCAGATCCTGATGTACAGCGTGGACTTCGGCCCGGTGGAGCAGGCCCAGCATGCCGGACGCTGGGACGATACCGCGCTGATCCTGGAAGACGCCGCGCGCCGTTTGCAGGCCGGGGGCGCCGAGTGCGTGGTGCTGTGTACCAACACCATGCACTTGGTGGCGCCGCGCATTGAAGCGGCGGTGTCGATTCCATTCCTGCATATTGCCGATGCCACGGCGGGCGCGGCCGTGGGGGCCGGAACCTTGACGGTAGGTTTGCTTGGCACCGCATTTACGATGGAGCAGGACTTTCTCAAGTCCCGCCTCGCCGCCCAGGGCCTGACCGTGCTGGTACCGGATGCGGATGAGCGCAAGGAGGTGCATCGAATCATCTATGAAGAGTTGTGCGTGGGCGTCATCAGTGAAGCCTCTCGCCGAGTGTATCAGCGCGTGATCAAAGGCCTGGCCGCTCGTGGCGCCCAGGCAATCATCCTGGGCTGTACGGAAATCTGCCTGCTGATCCAGCCCGAACACAGCGACCTGCCATTGCTGGACAGCACCGCACTGCATGCGCAGGCTGCGGTGGCGTTTGCTCTAGCGGATTAA
- a CDS encoding GNAT family N-acetyltransferase, with translation MHTPEPHIVIQRFTEAHLEGVAALYNEPAVCRQVLQMPFQSVETWRKRLVMDNERRLQLVALHGGEVIGQLGLEQYLRVRQSHVGSFGMGVATAWQGKGVGSRLLTAALDVADNWMNLHRVELTVYADNEAAHNLYRKFGFEVEGTLRDYALRDGVFVDTLSMARLRKSA, from the coding sequence ATGCACACACCTGAACCCCATATCGTGATCCAGCGCTTTACCGAGGCCCACCTTGAGGGCGTCGCCGCGCTCTACAACGAACCGGCCGTGTGCCGTCAGGTGCTGCAAATGCCTTTCCAGTCAGTTGAAACCTGGCGCAAACGCCTGGTGATGGATAATGAGCGGCGGCTACAGTTGGTAGCATTGCATGGCGGTGAGGTCATTGGTCAGCTGGGGCTGGAGCAGTACCTGCGCGTACGCCAGAGTCATGTGGGTTCGTTTGGCATGGGCGTGGCGACTGCCTGGCAGGGCAAGGGTGTAGGCTCTCGGCTGTTGACTGCTGCGCTGGATGTGGCCGACAACTGGATGAACCTGCACCGCGTGGAACTGACGGTCTACGCCGACAACGAGGCGGCGCATAACCTTTATCGCAAGTTCGGCTTCGAAGTGGAGGGGACGTTGCGCGATTACGCCCTGCGTGACGGTGTGTTTGTAGACACCCTGAGCATGGCGCGCCTGCGCAAGTCGGCTTAA
- a CDS encoding chemotaxis protein CheB, which produces MSDAPDTRIHGIEAIVVGASAGGVEALLTIFGQLPDTFALPIIAVLHLPDERHSQLAEVFARRLSIPVKEARDKEAVEAGTLYFASPGYHLSVEHDRSLSLSQEDRVHHSRPAIDYLFASAADVYGRRLLAILLTGANHDGASGLAHVKQSGGTTVVQDPQEARIAVMPLAALALHTPDHILSLGRIGSLLASLEPSPC; this is translated from the coding sequence ATGAGTGACGCGCCAGACACCCGGATTCACGGGATTGAAGCCATCGTTGTCGGCGCTTCCGCCGGCGGCGTCGAGGCGCTGCTGACGATTTTTGGCCAACTTCCAGACACCTTCGCCTTGCCGATCATTGCCGTGCTGCACCTGCCGGATGAACGCCACAGCCAACTTGCGGAGGTCTTTGCGCGGCGCCTGAGCATTCCGGTCAAGGAAGCCCGGGACAAAGAGGCGGTGGAGGCGGGCACCTTGTACTTTGCCAGCCCCGGTTATCACCTGTCGGTGGAGCATGACCGCAGCCTGTCCCTGAGCCAGGAAGACCGCGTGCACCACTCAAGGCCCGCCATCGACTATCTGTTTGCCTCAGCTGCCGACGTGTATGGGCGCCGGCTGCTGGCAATCCTGTTGACCGGCGCCAACCACGACGGCGCGAGCGGCCTGGCCCACGTCAAGCAATCGGGCGGTACCACCGTCGTCCAGGACCCACAGGAGGCGCGCATTGCCGTGATGCCCCTGGCCGCCCTGGCCTTACACACGCCTGACCATATTCTTTCCTTGGGCCGTATCGGCTCATTGCTGGCTTCCCTGGAACCCTCCCCATGTTAA
- a CDS encoding response regulator, translated as MSAAASTILVVEDDAIVRMLIVDVLEELEFKVVEAADAAEALAAVENTEQVIDLMMTDVGLPDMDGKALANKVRALRPALPILFASGYAENIDVPAGMQVIAKPFSIDQLRDKVKSMLPGA; from the coding sequence ATGTCCGCAGCCGCCTCCACCATCCTCGTAGTCGAAGACGACGCCATCGTGCGCATGCTGATCGTCGATGTACTGGAAGAATTGGAGTTCAAGGTGGTTGAGGCGGCTGACGCTGCAGAGGCGCTCGCAGCCGTAGAAAACACCGAGCAGGTGATCGACCTGATGATGACCGATGTCGGCCTTCCGGACATGGACGGCAAGGCACTGGCGAACAAGGTCCGTGCATTGCGGCCTGCCCTGCCCATCCTGTTTGCCAGTGGCTATGCCGAGAACATCGACGTCCCGGCCGGGATGCAGGTCATTGCCAAGCCGTTTTCGATTGATCAATTGCGTGACAAGGTCAAATCCATGCTGCCCGGGGCCTGA
- a CDS encoding DUF3313 domain-containing protein translates to MKLGLLISTLCVASLGMAGCASKVPQPDEYSGFLSSYSQLKEAKSPSGAEVMRWVDPQLDLSRYTSVYIEPTQFYPKPQATTKIPDSTLRGINDYFNQALKRELAKSLPLANAPGPGVMVVRAAITAVSSKTEGLKPYEFVPVALVAAAVSTGTGIRDQETTLGTEAQFLDGASNKVVAQVVRKGTGKPLANDSQVMKADDVKSVIDGWASDLHQSYLRLKKR, encoded by the coding sequence ATGAAGCTAGGGCTATTGATCAGCACGCTGTGCGTCGCCTCACTCGGCATGGCCGGTTGCGCGAGCAAGGTGCCGCAACCGGACGAGTATTCAGGGTTCCTTTCCAGCTACAGCCAGCTCAAGGAGGCCAAGTCACCGTCGGGGGCGGAGGTGATGCGCTGGGTTGATCCGCAACTGGACCTGAGCCGGTACACCTCGGTGTATATCGAACCCACCCAGTTCTACCCCAAGCCCCAGGCCACCACGAAGATTCCAGACAGCACCCTGCGTGGTATCAACGATTACTTCAACCAGGCCCTCAAACGCGAGCTGGCCAAGTCGCTGCCCTTGGCCAACGCTCCCGGCCCCGGGGTGATGGTGGTGCGTGCGGCGATCACCGCCGTCAGCAGCAAGACCGAAGGCCTCAAACCCTATGAGTTCGTACCCGTGGCCCTGGTTGCGGCTGCGGTGAGTACCGGCACCGGGATTCGTGACCAGGAAACCACCTTGGGCACCGAGGCGCAGTTCCTCGATGGCGCCAGCAATAAAGTGGTGGCCCAAGTAGTGCGCAAAGGCACCGGCAAGCCATTGGCCAATGACTCGCAGGTGATGAAGGCCGACGATGTGAAAAGCGTGATTGATGGCTGGGCCTCGGACCTGCATCAATCCTACCTGCGCCTGAAAAAGCGCTGA
- a CDS encoding CheR family methyltransferase — MDKNSEIELRLLIEAIYLKYSYDFRDYSGASVKRRVAHALRQFDCATISALQERVLHDPAAFMQLLQFLTIPVSEMFRDPSHFLAIRREVVPLLKTYPSIKIWIAGCSTGEEVYSMAILLREEGLLERTIIYATDINPASLDKAKQGIFSLENVRAYTANYQQAGGHRSFADYYTAAYDYAIFDKTLRENVTFADHSLATDSVFSETQLISCRNVLIYFNKKLQDRAFGLFHESLCHRGFLVLGSKETLDFSAYSKQFEPLVKQERIYRKS; from the coding sequence TTGGACAAAAACAGCGAGATTGAGCTGCGCCTGTTGATCGAGGCGATTTACCTCAAGTACAGCTATGACTTTCGCGACTACTCCGGCGCGTCAGTCAAGCGCCGGGTGGCCCATGCCTTGCGCCAGTTCGACTGCGCGACCATTTCTGCATTGCAGGAGCGAGTACTGCACGACCCGGCGGCGTTCATGCAGTTGCTGCAATTTCTGACCATCCCGGTGAGCGAAATGTTTCGCGACCCGTCGCACTTCCTGGCAATCCGTCGGGAAGTGGTGCCGCTGCTCAAGACCTACCCGTCGATCAAGATCTGGATCGCCGGTTGCAGTACGGGGGAGGAGGTGTACTCCATGGCCATCCTGTTGCGAGAAGAAGGCTTGCTGGAACGCACTATCATCTATGCCACGGACATCAACCCGGCATCGCTGGACAAAGCCAAGCAGGGCATCTTCTCCCTGGAGAACGTACGCGCCTATACCGCCAATTATCAGCAAGCCGGCGGGCACCGTTCATTTGCCGACTACTACACAGCGGCTTACGATTACGCGATCTTCGACAAGACCCTGCGCGAGAACGTGACCTTTGCCGATCACAGCCTGGCCACCGACAGTGTTTTCTCCGAAACTCAATTAATTTCATGCCGCAACGTATTGATTTACTTCAATAAAAAGTTGCAGGATCGAGCATTTGGACTGTTTCATGAGTCGTTGTGTCATCGCGGCTTCCTGGTGCTGGGCAGTAAGGAAACCCTGGATTTTTCCGCCTACAGCAAGCAATTCGAACCCTTGGTCAAACAGGAACGGATCTACCGAAAATCATGA